The following coding sequences lie in one Yamadazyma tenuis chromosome 3, complete sequence genomic window:
- the SEC9 gene encoding Protein transport protein S9 plasma membrane t-SNARE (COG:U; EggNog:ENOG503NXKV): MGIKSVFKKKEPTEDEIRDHLASRGITSKSTAGGFAGREEKFGAFKEYAQTRASQKSAIRPVNPYANLNGNAAGGGQNAGSNPYAEVPPQGVNPYGLNGSSSLSSNPSSQNGLAAPSDPYAQRPRQGLQSSSSRPPSSSVPDPYARSTRSSTSSPDPYARSTRTSTRQRDFDEESLDLNAIPSNTMYQNARRPTKKAVALDDATIDLNELPEEDDLNVVLDEELPEQEQVNSEDEEVEGIKQDIRFIKQESTASTRNTLRMAQEADASGTNTLGVLGSQSERLYNAEQNLNLADTQTKIGEEKIKQVQRLNRSIFIPASGNPFNKKSRLRSQEQRLKTEKEHEKYMRDSNRKNMYESEQRIKQGITQNASGSELHQKYRGEKNLASAQRYQFENDSEDDEMEKEIASNLEQIALYSKKLRNTANTMGQEVDSQNDRLRKIEEDADRLDINVHLNNTRLSNIR, encoded by the coding sequence ATGGGGATAAAAAGCGTATTCAAAAAGAAAGAACCAACCGAAGATGAAATCAGAGACCACTTGGCCCTGAGAGGTATCACATCCAAGTCCACCGCCGGAGGTTTTGCCGGACGAGAAGAAAAGTTTGGTGCATTTAAAGAGTATGCCCAAACAAGAGCCAGCCAGAAATCGGCAATTCGTCCTGTGAACCCATatgccaacttgaatggTAACGCAGCGGGCGGTGGCCAAAACGCTGGTTCCAACCCATACGCCGAGGTGCCACCCCAAGGTGTTAACCCTTATGGCCTCAACggctcttcttcattaaGTCTGAACCCTTCCTCACAAAATGGTTTAGCCGCTCCATCTGACCCTTACGCCCAGCGACCCCGGCAGGGTTTGCAGAGCCTGTCGCTGCGTCCACCATCATCGCTGGTTCCAGATCCGTACGCTCGTTCTACACGTTCGTCGACATCTTCCCCTGATCCCTACGCTCGTTCAACCCGCACCTCGACTCGTCAACGGGACTTTGACGAAGAATCCTTGGACCTCAATGCCATTCCAAGTAACACAATGTACCAAAACGCCAGAAGGCCTACCAAGAAGGCGGTGGCTCTTGATGATGCTACAATCGACTTGAACGAACTACCTGAAGAAGACGACCTAAACGTGGTGCTAGACGAAGAGTTAccagaacaagaacaagtcAATTCggaagacgaagaagttgaaggcaTTAAACAGGATATCCGATTCATCAAGCAAGAGTCGACGGCTCTGACCAGAAACACATTAAGAATGGCACAAGAAGCTGATGCTTCAGGTACTAATACTTTGGGGGTATTGGGATCTCAAAGTGAACGATTATACAATGCTGAACAGAACTTGAATCTTGCCGATACTCAAACCaaaattggagaagagaAGATCAAGCAGGTGCAGAGGTTGAACCGGTCGATTTTCATTCCAGCCAGTGGGAACCCCTTCAATAAGAAGTCAAGGTTAAGACTGCAAGAACAAAGACTTAAAACCGAAAAGGAGCATGAGAAGTACATGCGGGACTCTAATAGGAAGAACATGTATGAGAGTGAACAAAGAATCAAGCAAGGAATTACTCAAAATGCTTCTGGTTCCGAATTACATCAGAAGTATCGTGGAGAAAAGAATCTTGCAAGTGCCCAACGGTACCAATTCGAAAACGATTCGGAGGATGATGAAATGGAGAAGGAAATTGCCAGTAACTTGGAACAAATTGCCTTGTATTCGAAGAAGTTGCGTAATACTGCCAACACCATGGGTCAAGAAGTAGATAGCCAGAACGACCGGTTGAGgaagattgaagaagatgcgGATCGGTTGGATATCAATGTGCACTTGAACAACACTCGGTTGAGTAACATCCGCTGA
- the NHP2 gene encoding snoRNA-binding protein (COG:A; EggNog:ENOG503NZ5F) has protein sequence MGKKDKVKVDAEEAEDNYDKRMPAVLPFAKPLAPKKINKKVLKTVKKASKAKHVKRGVKEVVKALRKGEKGLVILAGDISPPDVISHIPVLCEDTSVPYVFIPSKEDLGSAGSTKRPTSCVMIVPGGGKTKKNADKVSEYKENFDEIVKEISSLS, from the coding sequence ATGGGAAAGAAGGATAAAGTTAAGGTCGACGCTGAAGAAGCGGAAGACAACTACGACAAGAGAATGCCTGCTGTGTTGCCATTTGCCAAGCCATTAGCTCCTAAGAAGATCAACAAAaaagtgttgaagactGTCAAGAAAGCATCTAAGGCTAAACATGTCAAGAGAGGAGTGAAAGAAGTTGTCAAAGCATTAAGAAAAGGTGAGAAAGGCTTAGTTATTCTCGCTGGAGACATTTCTCCTCCCGATGTGATTTCCCATATTCCGGTTTTGTGTGAAGACACCAGTGTTCCATATGTATTTATACCTTCCAAGGAAGACTTGGGTTCTGCTGGTTCTACCAAAAGACCAACCTCTTGTGTGATGATTGTTCCAGGAGGTGGcaagaccaagaagaatgctGATAAAGTGAGTGAATACAAGGAAAACTTTGACGAAATAGTCAAGGAAATCAGTTCATTAAGTTAG
- the HGT3 gene encoding Ribulose bisphosphate carboxylase large chain (EggNog:ENOG503NWXF; COG:P) — METSEQTHHHIQIKDSFLVGRALLNFTSIFVSLGVFLFGFEQGLMSSLLTNKYFQDYFHHPKPAEIGTMIAILEIGALISSFVAGKVGDKIGRRKTIRYGALIFVIGGTIQAGSVSIWNLSLGRLIGGIAIGFLTTIIPCYQSEISPPDDRGFYACLEFTGNIIGYATSIWVDYGFSYLDNDWSWRSPLVVQCVVGLLLFLGTFVIVETPRWLLDKNHDLEGLIVIADLYADGDVEDIRAKDEYRNIKENILIARVEGGERSYRYMLNRYAKRLSVACFSQMFAQMNGINIVSYYAPMIFESAGWVGRSAILMTGVNAVIYVLSTIPPWWLVDGWGRKPLLMTGSVVMFVPLLVISLSLLVDNEYTPTTVVVCVFTYNAAFGASWGPIPWMMNEVLPNSVRSKGAALSTATNWFFNFVVGEMTPILLDLITWKTYLIPAGSCVLSFFCVFFLFPETKGLTLEDMGSVFDDSSSIFSFHSSGNAGGYGAVDESRRASVSVDNQMSESFRHNAAAIARNPALMKPDFDGIITGTPPPPQIPYQNASTASLKPVKSDMSSATSLDGIAPLDSNFSPQEIEPPTFYEVYQYKVNELRKPGVISQLLSFVFSEKNSSDDESRLLSR, encoded by the coding sequence ATGGAAACGAGTGAACAGACTCATCACCACATCCAGATTAAAGACTCGTTCCTTGTGGGACGAGCTCTTCTCAACTTCACCTCCATCTTTGTGTCCTTGGGGGTATTTTTATTTGGATTCGAACAAGGACTCATGTCTTCGCTTTTGACCAATAAGTATTTCCAAGACTATTTCCACCATCCCAAGCCCGCCGAGATTGGAACCATGATCGCCATCCTCGAGATTGGGGCTTTGATCTCGTCGTTTGTGGCCGGGAAGGTGGGCGACAAGATTGGCCGTAGAAAGACCATTCGGTATGGGGCCCTCATCTTTGTCATTGGAGGAACCATACAAGCTGGATCAGTATCGATCTGGAACCTATCGCTAGGACGGTTGATTGGTGGTATTGCCATTGGGTTTTTGACCACCATCATTCCTTGTTACCAGCTGGAAATTTCACCTCCTGACGATAGAGGATTCTATGCGTGCTTAGAATTCACCGGGAATATTATTGGGTATGCTACAAGTATCTGGGTGGATTATGGTTTCAGTTACTTGGATAATGATTGGTCCTGGAGATCTCCTTTAGTGGTGCAGTGTGTGGTGGGACTTTTGTTATTTTTGGGGACGTTTGTGATTGTGGAAACTCCAAGATGGTTGCTCGACAAAAACCATGATTTGGAAGGGTTGATTGTGATTGCAGACTTATACGCCGATGGAGATGTGGAGGATATAAGAGCCAAAGACGAGTACAGAAACATCAAGGAAAATATATTAATTGCCCgagttgaaggtggtgaacGGTCTTATCGGTATATGTTGAACCGATATGCCAAACGATTGTCAGTAGCCTGTTTTTCCCAGATGTTTGCCCAGATGAACGGTATCAACATCGTCAGTTACTATGCTCCTATGATCTTTGAGTCTGCCGGTTGGGTGGGCCGTCTGGCAATATTGATGACGGGTGTAAATGCCGTTATCTATGTGCTTTCTACAATTCCTCCTTGGTGGTTAGTAGATGGTTGGGGTAGAAAACCGTTGCTCATGACGGGTTCGGTAGTGATGTTTGTTCCGTTATTGGTCATCTCTCTCtcattgttggtggatAATGAGTATACTCCCACGACTGTGGTGGTGTGTGTTTTCACCTACAACGCTGCATTTGGTGCAAGTTGGGGACCAATTCCTTGGATGATGAATGAAGTGTTACCTAATTCAGTTAGATCCAAGGGAGCAGCCCTTCTGACTGCTACAAActggttcttcaattttgttgttggagaaatGACCCCTATATTATTGGACTTGataacttggaaaacttaTTTGATTCCTGCTGGCTCATGTGTTTTATCGTTCTTCTGTGTATTCTTTCTTTTCCCAGAAACAAAGGGCTTGACCCTAGAGGATATGGGATCAGTGTTTGATGATTCTTCGTCAATTTTCTCCTTCCACTCATCTGGAAATGCTGGTGGATATGGGGCTGTTGATGAATCTCGGAGAGCTAGTGTTTCAGTAGATAACCAGATGTCTGAATCTTTCCGCCACAACGCTGCTGCCATTGCTAGAAACCCTGCTTTAATGAAACCTGATTTCGATGGTATCATCACTGGCACCCCTCCCCCACCTCAAATTCCTTATCAAAATGCCTCCACCGCCAGTTTGAAGCCAGTGAAGTCTGATATGTCTTCTGCCACCTCTTTGGACGGTATTGCTCCTTTAGACTCAAACTTTTCTCCTCAGGAAATTGAACCTCCAACTTTTTACGAGGTTTATCAATATAAGGTGAACGAATTGAGGAAACCGGGCGTGATCTCACAATTGTTGAGCTTTGTATTTAGTGAAAAGAACTCATCTGATGACGAGAGTCGCCTTTTGAGCCGATAA
- a CDS encoding uncharacterized protein (EggNog:ENOG503PGZD), with protein MASHSARLRKKPPPPLDFDDPSLPSPSANSIRDFTGGSRGPSAVKKSKQDDDHFNNIINHLENELDQVNVASTNEHIHGSNSIYGDRSVSPNSFEEMSPLNTARPMGPKPLTYASTGSFSFSGTSSTYPENDDTESEPDIAISPNPRYSLHAQYSDSSQSVGSRNNTSAPPPIIGAPYPMDSPIAPSPTSISYNDSYISSSNSTSDSPQLTAQTGSGIYSSPHKSSRTPSQTTTNTTKSVPLKPLISTPIINMTNDSFRNSSASNLNNSIPNMRNHRKSSSLSSIWSSSSSKNVNLATLKKTFDLRPGEGERSNYVLSVRKSAGTAYNETGPGKWKLPTGIMPLDKKNTYTTSNSKYMRLVGGVSQSKLKKGTGVELKHGHLAPRLLAAEVDDRDDISINFGRKASIAKAPINDSIPETAQSTPTQRSVSTFVSTPGAASFDSKISLSRTITDNSTQSKTPSTNVSIRSASVSRRSTRQSSISSSSSGSISDVCGNGFYQHRAYKYTEEFEEGDTDEKFDEDNTEELNYEVEKSQPMLVLANPDASDSD; from the coding sequence ATGGCCAGTCACTCGGCCAGACTCAGAAAAAAGcctcctccaccactcGACTTTGATGACCCATCATTACCTTCACCAAGTGCCAACAGCATCAGAGACTTTACCGGAGGGTCTCGTGGACCTAGTGCAGTAAAGAAAAGTAAACAAGATGACGACCACTTCAATAATATAATCAACCACTTGGAAAACGAGCTTGACCAAGTGAATGTTGCTAGCACCAACGAACATATCCATGGTTCTAATTCTATCTACGGTGATCGAAGTGTCAGTCCCAACagttttgaagaaatgagCCCGCTCAATACTGCCAGACCCATGGGGCCCAAACCTTTGACTTATGCTAGTACTGGAAGTTTCAGTTTCAGCGGAACTAGCAGCACGTACCCAGAAAATGATGATACCGAGTCAGAACCGGACATTgcaatatcaccaaatcctCGTTATTCGCTTCATGCCCAATACTCCGACTCGTCTCAACTGGTTGGTAGTCGTAACAATACATCAGCACCTCCTCCTATTATTGGGGCACCATACCCTATGGATTCTCCAATTGCCCCGTCTCCCACGAGCATTTCGTATAATGATTCGTATATCTCCAGTTCGAATTCGACGAGTGATTCTCCACAACTAACAGCTCAAACTGGTTCGGGAATATACAGTTCACCACACAAATCCTCCCGAACACCCTCTCAGactaccaccaacaccaccaagcTGGTTCCATTGAAACCATTGATTTCTACTCCCATCATAAACATGACAAACGACTCGTTTCGTAACTCATCTGCCAgtaacttgaacaactcaATTCCTAATATGAGAAACCATCGTAAACTGAGCTCGTTAAGTTCAATTTGgtcatcaagttcttcaaagaatgtCAACTTGGCTACCCTCAAAAAGACTTTTGACTTACGCCCGGGTGAAGGCGAGAGATCCAATTATGTTTTAAGCGTAAGAAAAAGTGCTGGAACTGCTTACAATGAAACAGGTCCTGGTAAATGGAAGCTACCAACTGGTATTATGCCATTGGATAAGaaaaacacatacacaACCAGCAACTCCAAATATATGAGGCTAGTTGGAGGCGTATCTCAAAGTAAACTAAAAAAGGGTACAGGGGTGGAATTAAAGCATGGACACTTGGCTCCAAGATTGTTGGCAGCAGAAGTGGATGATAGAGATGATATCTCCATCAATTTCGGAAGAAAAGCAAGTATAGCCAAGGCTCCCATCAATGACTCTATCCCAGAGACAGCACAATCAACCCCTACTCAAAGGTCGGTCTCCACTTTTGTTCTGACTCCTGGTGCTGCTTCCTTCGATAGCAAAATCTCATTATCGCGGACCATCACCGATAACTCAACCCAATCCAAGACTCCTTCCACAAATGTGTCTATACGGTCTGCCAGTGTATCACGGCGGTCTACTCGTCAATCTTCCATTTCCTCAAGCTCTTCGGGTAGTATATCTGATGTTTGTGGGAATGGTTTTTACCAACACCGGGCCTACAAGTACACGGAGGAGTTTGAGGAAGGTGACACGgatgaaaagtttgatGAAGACAACACCGAGGAACTTAAttatgaagttgaaaaaagCCAGCCTATGTTGGTATTGGCCAATCCTGATGCCAGTGATAGCGATTAG
- the nop56 gene encoding Nucleolar protein 56 (EggNog:ENOG503NWPQ; COG:A,J), with amino-acid sequence MPGLDYLLFEEAAGYAIFKVTIQQDEVSSRSKEVQESASDLARFSKMIELVSFAPFKGAAQALENANDISEGLVSDYLKSVLELNIPKGSSKNRVALGVSDRNLGPSVKEHFPYIDCFSNEIVQDFLRGIRTHGVKLLKELQEGDLERAQLGLGHAFSRAKVKFSVQKNDNHIIQAIALLDQLDKDINTFSMRVKEWYGWHFPELAKITPDNLTFAKLALFIQNKSSLTDESLHDVAAIVNDDSALAEKIINNARISMGQDISEIDMMNVSSFAKRVVSITEYRATLYKYLTEKMNTVAPNLSTLIGEVVGARLISHAGSLTNLSKQAASTVQILGAEKALFRALKTKGNTPKYGLIYHSSFIGKASTKNKGRISRYLANKCSIASRIDNYSDEPSSAFGTILKKQVEERLNFYNTGAPPMKNADAVKEALALSGDLVDDTTMYDAEDTTIVEGDEKKDKKSKKEKKEKKEKKDKKEKKEKKDKKDKKRKADDEESPKKKKKKSKD; translated from the coding sequence ATGCCAGGTTTAGATTACCTTCTTTTCGAAGAAGCCGCCGGTTATGCCATCTTCAAGGTGACTATCCAACAGGATGAGGTTTCTTCCAGACTGAAAGAAGTGCAGGAGTCTGCCAGTGACTTGGCCAGATTCTCCAAGATGATCGAGTTGGTTTCATTTGCTCCGTTCAAGGGAGCTGCTCAGGCCTTAGAAAATGCCAATGATATTTCCGAGGGTTTGGTCAGTGACTACTTGAAGTCTGttttggagttgaacaTTCCAAAGGGCTCTTCCAAAAACAGAGTGGCTCTTGGTGTCAGTGACAGAAATTTGGGTCCCTCTGTTAAGGAACACTTCCCATACATTGACTGTTTTTCCAACGAAATTGTCCAGGACTTCTTGAGAGGTATCAGAACCCACGGagtcaagttgttgaaggaattACAAGAAGGAGATTTGGAAAGAGCACAATTAGGTTTGGGACATGCTTTCTCCAGAGCCAAGGTTAAGTTTTCCGTTCAAAAGAACGACAACCATATCATTCAAGCTATTGCATTGTTGGATCAGTTGGACAAAGACATAAATACCTTCAGTATGAGAGTTAAGGAATGGTACGGATGGCACTTTCCtgagttggccaagattACTCCAGACAACTTAACCTTTGCCAAATTAGCCTTATTTATCCAGAACAAATCTTCATTGACTGATGAGTCTTTGCACGATGTTGCTGCTATTGTCAACGATGACTCTGCTTTGGCGGaaaaaatcatcaacaatgccaGAATTTCCATGGGTCAAGATATCAGTGAAATCGACATGATGAACGTGAGTAGTTTTGCCAAGAGAGTGGTTTCTATTACTGAGTACAGAGCCACTTTGTATAAATACTTGACTGAGAAGATGAACACCGTGGCACCAAACTTGTCTACTTTgattggtgaagttgtGGGTGCCAGGTTGATTTCCCACGCTGGTTCattgaccaacttgtccaaaCAAGCTGCTTCTACCGTGCAAATCTTGGGAGCTGAGAAGGCTTTATTTAGAGCTTTGAAAACCAAAGGTAACACTCCAAAGTACGGTTTAATCTACCACTCTTCGTTCATTGGTAAGGCTTCCACCAAGAATAAGGGTAGAATTTCCAGATACTTGGCTAACAAATGTTCTATTGCCTCGAGAATTGATAACTACTCTGATGAACCTTCCAGTGCTTTTGGtaccattttgaaaaaacaAGTGGAAGAAAGATTAAACTTTTACAATACTGGAGCACCTCCAATGAAGAATGCTGATGCCGTCAAAGAAGCTTTGGCTTTGTCCGGGGACTTAGTTGACGACACCACCATGTACGATGCTGAGGACACTACTATAGTCGAAGGTGACGAAAAGAAGGacaagaaatcaaagaaggaaaagaaggaaaagaaggaaaagaaagataagaaggaaaagaaggaaaagaaggacaAAAAGGACAAGAAGCGTAAGGCTGATGACGAAGAatctccaaagaaaaagaagaaaaagtcTAAGGATTAG
- a CDS encoding uncharacterized protein (COG:S; EggNog:ENOG503P1VI): protein MSTAVINTTDIPTTTTGTTTSKQVPLVKFFTHLEQYPLAVGTKEMLRSVPYLEITTKAVVPYTISLSELPGLAFLTQLTESIANGVLNQADRYIPSLKTVQCTDLSSPVTQMTASAVGCTWATKKATEMLVDTHVTQPTLKAAIQVENLVHKTVYNSEGKNKLLSPLDSVVEPLNNKMVEVVDHFKPDTKKVSKDETSSEVSRSRKIMWNFLVGEKQT from the coding sequence ATGTCTACTGCTGTCATTAACACCACCGATATTCCTACTACTACTACCGGCACCACTACCTCGAAACAGGTTCCATTGGTCAAGTTTTTCACCCATTTGGAACAGTATCCCCTTGCTGTTGGCACGAAGGAAATGTTGAGATCGGTTCCTTACTTGGAAATAACCACAAAGGCTGTTGTACCTTACACCATCAGTTTAAGTGAGCTCCCAGGATTGGCCTTCCTTACTCAGCTCACCGAATCCATTGCCAACGGAGTCTTGAACCAGGCGGACCGGTACATTCCAAGCTTAAAAACGGTCCAGTGTACAGACTTGAGTCTGCCTGTTACACAAATGACTGCGAGTGCTGTTGGATGCACTTGGGCCACCAAGAAAGCGACTGAGATGTTGGTTGACACCCACGTTACTCAACCAACGTTGAAAGCGGCGATACAAGTTGAAAACTTGGTCCACAAAACTGTTTATAACAGTGAAGGGAAGAACAAACTTTTGAGTCCTTTGGATTCAGTTGTTGAGCctctcaacaacaagatggTTGAGGTTGTTGATCACTTCAAGCCTGACACCAAGAAGGTTTCCAAAGATGAAACTTCAAGTGAAGTTTCCAGAAGTAGGAAGATTATGtggaacttcttggtgggAGAAAAGCAGACTTAG
- the SEC26 gene encoding coatomer subunit beta (COG:U; EggNog:ENOG503NU7Q; BUSCO:EOG09260GKG), with product MSNPSYTLVYDPNSATTKTSVNEFKNLLEKGKDDAKIEAMKRILITIINGDPMPDLLMHIIRFIMPSKNKELKKLLYFYWEVCPKLAEDGKLRQEMILVCNAIQRDLKHPNEFIRGNTLRFLGKLKEAELLETLVPNVRQCLTHRHAYVRKNAVFALHSIYKVSEHLVPDVADEIYGFLYNETDSVCKRNAFVCLGDLNREAALQYIQDNIQIIDTLDPLLQLAFIEFIRKDSVKNTNLRPQYTTLISELIESSSNIVVYEAATTLTVLSNNSQSILLAGSKFVELANKETDNNVKIITLERINELNKQHPGVLQELSLEVLRVLSSQDLDVRKKALAVTLQFVTSRNVEDVVKLLKKELQATSTSDEDKSSEYRQTLINAIHQLAIKFVEVAANVVDLLLESMKELNTSAAYEVITFVKEVVEKFPDLRPNIIKGLIATLPDSKSGKVLRGALWIIGEYCLEESLIQDAWKYIRNGVGEVPILASEKRAVEPKSTEAEADSDDTKTHKKGPVVLPDGTYATENAFTAESTSPEESEDKPAIRKLILSGDFYLAAVLCSTLVKLILRLQRLDVAQKLLNGLKAEALLTMVSILRVGESKYVAKKIDEDSADRIFSYIKYLNDEKDAEVIQRGFLDDTKDAFKSQVRESELKKAEEVAKDLHANAEQVDEAILFRQFDKNGGIATKNLDDEVNGLSTSDIKKDLVSSKLSKIIQLTGFSDPVYAEAFLTVHQYDVVLDVLLVNQTTTTLRNVSVEFATLGDLKVVDKPATADIAPHGFYKVQCTIKVTSADTGVIFGNIVYDGVHSDESTIVIFNDVHIDILDYIKPATCTESAFRKMWNEFEWENKITIKSEMGSLKEYLEELMRGTNMNCLTPGAAVGEECQFLSANLYSKSSFGEDALANLCIEQSQGQIIGHVRIRSKGQGLALSLGDKVATISRKRKKVEITHV from the coding sequence ATGTCCAACCCTAGCTATACGCTTGTATACGACCCAAACTCGGCGACTACGAAGACGTCGGTCAATGAGTTTAAAAATTTGTTGGAAAAGGGCAAAGATGATGCCAAAATTGAAGCCATGAAGAGAATTCTTAttaccatcatcaatgGTGATCCAATGCCCGATTTGTTGATGCATATCATCAGATTCATTATGCCTTCCAAAAATAAGGAGCTCAAAAAGCTCTTGTACTTTTACTGGGAAGTATGTCCTAAACTTGCCGAAGACGGAAAGTTAAGACAAGAAATGATTTTGGTGTGTAACGCTATCCAAAGGGATTTAAAACATCCAAACGAATTCATTAGAGGTAATACTCTCAGATTCTTGggcaagttgaaggaagcagagttgttggaaaccTTGGTTCCAAATGTCAGGCAATGTCTTACACACAGACATGCCTACGTCAGAAAGAATGCTGTTTTTGCATTGCATTCTATTTACAAAGTGTCGGAACATTTAGTTCCAGATGTAGCCGATGAAATCTATGGATTCTTGTACAACGAAACTGATTCTGTTTGTAAGAGAAATGCTTTTGTTTGTCTTGGAGACTTGAACCGTGAAGCGGCTTTACAATACATTCAGGATAAtattcaaatcattgacaCCTTAGATCCGTTATTACAATTAGCTTTCATTGAATTTATCAGAAAGGACTCGGTCAAAAATACTAACTTAAGACCTCAATACACCACTTTGATCTCtgaattgattgaaagtTCAAGCAATATTGTTGTATATGAAGCTGCTACCACTTTGACTGTTTTATCTAACAATTCCCAATCTATTTTATTAGCGGGAAGTAAGTTTGTTGAATTGGCTAACAAGGAAACTGACAATAATGTCAAGATAATCACtttggaaagaatcaatgaattgaacaaaCAGCATCCCGGTGTTTTACAAGAATTGTCTTTGGAAGTCTTAAGAGTGTTGTCTTCGCAAGACCTTGATGTTCGTAAGAAGGCCTTGGCTGTTACTTTGCAATTCGTCACCAGCAGAAATGTCGAAGATGttgtcaagttgttgaagaaagaattACAAGCAACCAGTACTTCCGACGAAGATAAGTCCTCAGAATACAGACAAACTTTAATCAATGCCATCCACCAGTTGGCCATcaagtttgttgaagttgcagCCAATGTGGTTGACTTGTTGTTAGAATCAatgaaggaattgaacaCTTCTGCTGCTTATGAAGTAATTACTTTTGTCAAAGAGGTTGTGGAAAAGTTCCCAGATTTAAGACCAAACATTATTAAAGGATTGATTGCCACTTTACCTGATTCGAAGAGTGGAAAGGTCCTTCGGGGAGCTTTGTGGATCATTGGTGAATATTGCTTGGAGGAGAGTTTGATCCAAGATGCCTGGAAGTATATCAGAAatggagttggagaagttcCAATCTTGGCCAGTGAAAAGAGAGCCGTTGAACCGAAATCGACtgaagcagaagcagaTTCTGACGATACTAAAACTCACAAGAAAGGACCTGTTGTATTGCCCGATGGTACTTATGCCACTGAAAATGCCTTCACTGCAGAAAGCACATCTCCTGAGGAATCTGAAGATAAACCAGCTATTCGAAAGCTCATATTGAGTGGTGACTTCTATTTAGCTGCAGTTTTGTGTTCCACCTtagtcaagttgatcttgagATTACAAAGATTGGATGTGGCAcagaagttgttgaacgGTTTGAAGGCGGAAGCCTTGTTGACGATGGTGTCCATTTTAAGAGTTGGTGAATCTAAGTATGTGGCTAAAAagattgatgaagattCGGCTGACAGAATCTTTTCTTACATCAAATATTTGAATGATGAAAAGGATGCTGAAGTTATTCAAAGAGGATTTTTGGATGATACCAAGGATGCATTCAAATCACAAGTCAGAGAGtccgagttgaagaaggcgGAAGAAGTTGCTAAGGATTTACATGCCAACGCTGAACAAGTCGATGAAGCTATTTTGTTCAGACAATTTGATAAAAACGGAGGTATTGctaccaaaaacttggatgaCGAAGTCAATGGCCTTTCAACGAGCGACATCAAAAAGGACTTAGTTTCTTCTAAATTGAGTAAGATCATTCAATTAACTGGTTTCAGTGACCCAGTATATGCTGAAGCATTCCTTACTGTCCACCAATATGACGTGGTATTAGATGTCTTGTTGGTCAACCAAACAACAACCACTTTAAGAAACGTATCAGTCGAATTTGCTACTCTTGGGGACTTGAAAGTTGTTGACAAGCCTGCTACTGCAGATATTGCCCCACATGGATTCTACAAGGTTCAATGCACCATTAAAGTCACTTCTGCTGATACAGGTGTGATTTTTGGTAACATTGTATATGATGGTGTCCACTCGGACGAATCCACAATTGTTATATTCAATGACGTTCACATTGATATTTTGGATTACATCAAACCAGCCACCTGTACTGAAAGTGCCTTCCGTAAGATGTGGAATGAATTTGAATGggaaaacaaaatcaccattAAATCTGAAAtgggttctttgaaagagtacttggaagaattgatgAGAGGAACTAACATGAATTGTTTGACTCCTGGTGCGGCTGTTGGCGAAGAATGCCAGTTCTTGTCTGCCAACTTGTATTCGAAGTCTTCTTTCGGAGAGGATGCATTGGCAAATTTGTGTATTGAACAATCACAAGGTCAAATCATCGGTCACGTGAGAATAAGATCCAAGGGTCAAGGTTTGGCCTTGTCATTAGGAGACAAGGTAGCCACGATCTCTCGTAAGCGCAAGAAGGTGGAAATCACCCATGTTTGA